ATCCAGTATTCCCTTTCCTCTTGCAGTCATGCTTAGTATATGTCAGCTTTGTATTGTTCTTTATGTTGTTACGATATTGAGAGCTTTTTGTAATCCAgcaaacatttttttcatataaacaGGCTGCTAACATCCCCAAGAAACTTGCCCCAACTATTGGGATAGCAATTGATCATCGCAGGAGGAATCGCTCCCTGGAGAGTCTTCAGGCGAATGTGCAGAGGCTGAAGACATACAAGGCAAAGTTGGTTGTCTTCCCAAGGCGTGCTCGCAGCAAATCTAAGGTTGGCTTATGGCTGAACTTCTACGATTGGACAATAGTTTTTTGCTAGCGTTGCACATCTAACTCTCGTACCTTTATTGCAGGCTGGTGATTCTGCACCTGAGGAGCTTGCAACTGCAACCCAGGTCCAAGGCCCATACTTGCCCATAGTACGTGAGAGGCCATCTGTTGAGCTGGTGAAGATTACTGAAGAGATGAAATCATTCAGGGCATATGACAAACTTCGCATTGAACGGACCAACACGCGCCATGTTGGTGTTAGGATGAAGAGAGCTGCAGAAGCtgaaaaggaagagaagaaatAGTTTTGGTTCAATGCCATCAAGAAGCAGCCTTTGGAACTTCTAATGTTGAAAGGCGTTTTgcatttttggttttacacatTTATCTGGACTcttgaaactttttattttaggTTGTTTAAGGTCCGTTGAATTGATGAATTTTCAGGGCTTGGTTATGTTGACCTCTATTTGGTAATGGTTCTGCGTCCTTTCTTGGAATGATTACACTTTAGTGCCGTCGTTTGTAGTGTTGGATGAGATTTTGGAGTTTGAAATAGCTTAGTTAAGATGCACTTGGGTGGGGAATTTTAGCAAGCTACGGTCTTCATTTAGGGCATCTCACTTCGATCAGAAGTGTTCTTAAATTGATTGGCTCCCTGGGCTCCGCTTCAATTTGATGTTGTGGTTGAACTCGTTTAATATGTgtagaattttaaaaatggtGGAATTTGTGAGTTTTATTTATGGGGGAGCTTGGTAAAGgttatttagtttttatgttttatgaatCGCCTTGAGCgtggaaaatatattaatgCAGTATGTATGCATTTACAGCATCCTAAATTGTTTTTCTGCTTTTTCCCTTTCCCATTCAGTTTTTTGCATTATCAAAAAACGGAAACTCGTAAATAGTGTATGGCAGTCACCATCGCTAACTCAGTCTGTGTTCATATATTCAACGGTCTGCTATTATTGACCCGTAACGCAATACTTGCATTATTACCTTCTCCTAAGGGTCAGACGGTGCAGACACCACTGGCTGGATGCCAAAAGATTCACGGGGACGGGTGAGAGCGACGATAACATTGATATATAGACCGGTATATTAACTGATGTTCTACACCATATTATGAGTTAATTACCAGTGCGTTTACAGTTCAATCTTGTACATTTTAAAGTGTGCATGTCTAGCGAATTAATCAAATACGCCGAGTAAACCATTTTGGAGTCGCAGGCTGCATATATGCGAATGATATCTATCTAACGTCTGCAGCTTCTCATATTCTGGAATGATCAAGAATTaggaaattttatttaattaatttttgtcaTCACTAGGTCAGTTCCAGGTTCGTAGaggacaaaatatatataacgaGACATGTCAGAAACAGTGTAAAGCAACCACCACGTGTACACTTAATAGCCAAACAACCagggcattttttttttcttttcggttTTGTTCGAGCAGGCTGTGCATGTACTAATTCACTATGTCATCAGACGCACCCCTGGACGGAAAATGATCGGCGACGGGTCTGAGGAAGGATACCAGGTTCCCATAAACATGGTCAGAAGCCAGCTTTGATTAATCAGTACTTCAAGGCCTGAAAAGATTGTTCCAAAATGGGTCAATCACGAGAGGATCTTTGATGTTCCTTTTCTTTTAGGCAGGAGGGATATTTGGTGAGAAATATATAGAGGAATGTTACTAATAGTTGTGTAATTGTAAACGCcgtgtaatcattttaaaaaagaatgaggtccacgattaaaaagttagtttttttttcatgtgaattccatattaatttatttttttcaaaacgattgcatgccgcttgcacaactacaactgcaaatatcatttatcaaatatatatatcaagagcTGTCATTTGTGAGAGCAATCAGTGTCATAGTAAGAAATTGTAGCTTAAAAAGTAAGAGTGCCAGAACAGTTCAATCTATGACATGTCACACGACATTCTGGTTCCTCTGTCATTTGCCGTGGGGGTAACAGCTGAACGCCATATTGGCAGGTCTATATGTTCATGTTGCCAAGAAATAAACGATTCTAATAAGCTTTTATTGATATAATGACTGACATTGACCTGGAGCACTTACAGCCTTACAGGAGGATTCTTCTCCATGTGTTATTGATCAGCCAAAAAACTTTTTGCCTGAATTTCCAAAATTAAGCAAACctttcaattttctattatcgTCCGGACAGGGAGAATGCCGTTTTTGTTAAACGTAGTTTAGCAAATGAGACTTTGAAATGTGGGAGGGAGAGAGGTCAAGACTTCTAAAGGAATATatcctaaaagaaaagaaaagcaccTTCTTTTTAATACAGCCAACACACTGTCAACGTGGAAGTTTTAACAACTTATACGTACCAAAACTCATACCTTAGAAGCCCTAACCCAAGTTCCATCTATCCAATCTAGGCGGGGTCTTAAGGCAGAGTGCTGAAACTCCTCTTCGTCTTTCGTGCCCTTGAAGTAAACTTTGTACCTTGAGCCCTTGAGAACCCTGGAAATCACACCCTCCCACCAACCATCATTGTAAAAAGCATCAACTTCTTCATTCAAATTGAAATCACAAGCCATGACAATTTCAGGAGGCGGCGGCCTTATGTGCTGTATATCAACCTCTTCTCTCAAAAAGTTTGTGTCATCTTCTGTTCTCAGGCTCCGGTACTCAATGAGGTATTTTTCCTGTCCTATAGCATTGAGAACGGTTGCAGCAAACCAAGCACCTTGAAATCCATCTTCGTCACTGCTTACCTC
This genomic window from Carya illinoinensis cultivar Pawnee chromosome 7, C.illinoinensisPawnee_v1, whole genome shotgun sequence contains:
- the LOC122315409 gene encoding 60S ribosomal protein L13-1-like, with product MVKHNNVIPNGHFKKQWQNSVKTWFNQPARKHRRRIARQKKAVKIFPRPTSGPLRPIVHGQTLKYNMKVRAGRGFSLEELKAANIPKKLAPTIGIAIDHRRRNRSLESLQANVQRLKTYKAKLVVFPRRARSKSKAGDSAPEELATATQVQGPYLPIVRERPSVELVKITEEMKSFRAYDKLRIERTNTRHVGVRMKRAAEAEKEEKK